The sequence GAGTGGTTTAAAGAAAAAGGAGTTGAATACGAAGAACACGATGTTTACAGCGACATGGAAAAACGCAAAGAAATGGTTGAAAAAACCGGACAAATGGGCGTGCCGGTGATAGAGGTAAACGGCGAATTTGTAGTAGGCTTTGACAAACATCTCTTGTCGGAACTTTTAAAAATTTAGTCATACGCCTCCATAGTTCAATGGATAGAACAAGGGACTCCTAAGCCCTAGATCCAAGTTCGATTCTTGGTGGGGG is a genomic window of Candidatus Paceibacterota bacterium containing:
- a CDS encoding Uxx-star family glutaredoxin-like (seleno)protein; translated protein: MSKVAIYTTPTCGYCQMAKEWFKEKGVEYEEHDVYSDMEKRKEMVEKTGQMGVPVIEVNGEFVVGFDKHLLSELLKI